A stretch of the Bacillus anthracis str. Vollum genome encodes the following:
- a CDS encoding MBL fold metallo-hydrolase produces the protein MAKRYENMDNVSTKKSIRSFIRWRKERKQNKKDFSFLVEQSPVKQSAFLQNNVKKTTVTWIGHSTFLIQTNGLNILTDPVWANKLKLVPRLTEPGLSIKELPKIDIVLLSHGHYDHLDFSTLRQLNDDVLYLVPIGLKKLFTRKKFNNVEEYKWWESTTIDNVSFHFVPAQHWTRRSLFDMNTSHWGGWIIKNDNMEETIYFCGDSGYFQGFKEIGKRFSIDIALMPIGAYEPEWFMKISHVSPEEAVQAYLDLHATHFIPMHYGAFALADETPREAITRLRNNWNLRMLPWEQLHVLFLGQTFTYNSETPTKKVNEKIETLHV, from the coding sequence ATGGCAAAGCGCTATGAAAATATGGATAATGTTAGCACAAAAAAATCAATTCGCTCTTTTATACGCTGGCGTAAAGAACGAAAGCAAAACAAAAAAGATTTTTCTTTCTTAGTAGAACAATCACCCGTTAAACAAAGTGCATTTTTGCAAAATAATGTTAAAAAAACGACTGTCACATGGATTGGGCATTCCACTTTTCTTATCCAAACGAATGGACTTAATATATTAACGGATCCAGTATGGGCCAATAAATTAAAATTAGTCCCAAGACTTACAGAACCTGGACTTTCTATAAAAGAACTACCTAAAATTGATATCGTTCTTCTTTCACATGGCCATTATGATCACTTAGATTTTTCAACACTCCGCCAGCTGAACGATGACGTATTATACTTAGTGCCCATCGGGTTAAAAAAATTATTTACTCGTAAAAAATTCAACAATGTAGAAGAGTATAAATGGTGGGAAAGTACGACTATTGATAATGTTTCCTTTCACTTCGTACCTGCTCAGCACTGGACGAGAAGATCATTATTTGATATGAATACATCTCACTGGGGTGGATGGATTATTAAGAATGACAATATGGAGGAAACCATTTATTTTTGCGGAGATAGTGGTTATTTCCAAGGCTTCAAAGAAATTGGCAAACGCTTTTCAATTGATATTGCCCTTATGCCAATTGGAGCTTATGAACCAGAATGGTTTATGAAAATATCTCACGTTTCACCTGAAGAAGCAGTGCAAGCTTATTTAGATTTACATGCTACACACTTTATACCAATGCATTACGGGGCTTTTGCACTCGCTGATGAAACACCTCGCGAGGCAATAACAAGGCTTCGAAATAATTGGAATTTACGTATGTTACCGTGGGAACAACTGCATGTACTCTTTTTAGGTCAAACTTTCACTTATAATAGCGAAACACCTACTAAAAAAGTGAATGAAAAAATTGAAACGTTACATGTATAA
- a CDS encoding DUF2535 family protein — MITKSFYFTHSTGDCIKIFEIPVLQAQHPLSFLIQSRLQLFIAKIQKQKHPRFSYSFREYLQNCLKWNDYLNVYKTNTLEKNA, encoded by the coding sequence GTGATTACGAAAAGTTTTTATTTCACTCATTCAACAGGGGATTGTATTAAAATATTTGAAATCCCTGTCCTACAGGCGCAGCATCCATTATCGTTTCTAATTCAGTCTCGTCTTCAATTATTTATTGCAAAAATTCAAAAACAAAAACATCCAAGATTTTCGTATTCTTTCCGTGAATATTTACAAAATTGTTTGAAGTGGAATGATTATTTAAATGTATATAAAACAAATACTCTTGAAAAAAATGCATGA
- the tatC gene encoding twin-arginine translocase subunit TatC — translation MEDREMSVVEHIVELRKRVIYTVLSFVLFLIIGFTFTKDIYFWLVKDLPMKLTVLGPSDVLWIFFSIATVFAIVCTIPFAAIQIWLFVKPGLHPNEQKMTVMYIPVLSILFIAGLCFGYFVVMPFLFHFLTTIGNEMFNTMFTTEKYFHFVLNLTVPFAVIFELPVVVMFLTSIGLLTAEFLIKIRRYAYVALIIIASCISPPDFLSHSLVAVPLICIYEISIALSKIVSKRKKKREDESQSKSAAL, via the coding sequence ATGGAAGATCGGGAAATGAGCGTCGTAGAACATATAGTTGAGCTTCGCAAAAGAGTAATATATACAGTGCTATCCTTTGTACTATTTTTAATTATTGGGTTTACTTTTACGAAGGATATTTATTTTTGGCTTGTCAAAGATTTACCAATGAAATTAACTGTTCTCGGTCCAAGTGATGTATTGTGGATTTTTTTCTCGATTGCTACAGTATTTGCTATCGTTTGTACAATTCCTTTTGCTGCTATACAAATTTGGCTATTCGTAAAACCGGGTTTACATCCAAATGAACAAAAGATGACAGTCATGTATATACCGGTATTGTCTATATTATTTATTGCAGGTTTATGCTTTGGATATTTCGTTGTAATGCCGTTTTTATTTCATTTTTTAACTACGATAGGTAATGAAATGTTTAATACGATGTTTACGACAGAAAAGTATTTTCATTTTGTTCTTAATTTAACAGTTCCATTTGCTGTAATTTTTGAATTGCCAGTAGTAGTAATGTTTTTAACGAGTATTGGACTATTGACGGCAGAATTTCTAATAAAAATAAGAAGGTATGCTTACGTAGCATTGATTATCATTGCATCGTGTATATCACCGCCAGATTTTTTATCTCATAGTTTAGTGGCAGTACCGCTTATTTGTATTTATGAAATTAGTATTGCTTTATCAAAGATTGTTAGTAAGCGAAAAAAGAAAAGAGAAGATGAAAGCCAGTCGAAAAGTGCCGCGTTATAA
- a CDS encoding Hsp20/alpha crystallin family protein, whose protein sequence is MSEEKKDSSRPPVRNYLKQIDDFFEQTPLRNVIADLNHFFQKGNRLLTFPVDLYEVGEELVVTAELPGIQKEQIQIEIQSEYLKVSVKEEILEEEEQTSHNYYRRERSISEASRLIKLPYSINKKAAKASYQNGVLEIRAPKLPQQHDILSID, encoded by the coding sequence ATGAGTGAAGAAAAAAAAGACTCTTCTCGCCCACCGGTTCGTAATTATTTAAAGCAAATTGATGATTTCTTCGAGCAAACACCACTTCGTAATGTAATCGCTGATTTAAATCATTTTTTCCAAAAAGGAAACCGTTTATTAACATTCCCTGTAGATTTATATGAAGTTGGTGAAGAACTCGTTGTGACAGCTGAACTACCAGGTATACAAAAAGAACAAATTCAAATTGAAATACAAAGTGAATACTTAAAAGTCTCTGTAAAAGAAGAGATACTTGAAGAAGAAGAGCAAACATCCCATAACTATTATCGCCGAGAACGTTCTATTTCAGAAGCATCCAGATTAATTAAATTACCGTACTCCATTAATAAAAAAGCAGCAAAAGCTTCGTATCAAAATGGCGTGTTAGAAATTCGGGCGCCAAAACTTCCACAGCAACATGACATTTTATCCATAGACTAA
- a CDS encoding lysophospholipid acyltransferase family protein, whose amino-acid sequence MIQTFFKIFYLILIVIAITPRMWRLKRQVNTMSPQEKDNAVYKTTNWFGKKMVRVAGGTVEVKGLENVPKDKPVLVVSNHQSNMDIPVLLGYLNKPIGFVSKAEIKKFPVVPTWMELMNCVFMDRSDRRQSLQAIKDGIELLKNGHSIVIFPEGTRSKGGEIGEFKAGSFHLAVKSGVAILPVTLDGTYKMFEANGNRMKSARATVTISKPITPEEYANMDIKELTKHTQDVIASKLHK is encoded by the coding sequence ATGATTCAAACGTTTTTTAAAATCTTTTATTTAATTTTAATCGTAATTGCGATTACACCGAGAATGTGGCGGCTTAAAAGACAAGTAAATACGATGTCGCCACAAGAAAAAGATAATGCTGTGTACAAAACGACAAATTGGTTTGGTAAGAAAATGGTACGTGTAGCAGGGGGAACAGTAGAAGTGAAAGGACTTGAAAATGTTCCGAAAGACAAGCCGGTACTAGTTGTAAGTAATCACCAGAGTAATATGGATATCCCTGTTTTACTAGGTTATTTAAATAAACCAATTGGCTTCGTTTCAAAGGCAGAAATTAAAAAGTTCCCAGTTGTACCAACTTGGATGGAACTTATGAATTGTGTATTTATGGATCGTAGCGATCGCCGTCAATCACTTCAAGCGATTAAAGATGGAATTGAGCTATTGAAGAATGGGCATTCTATCGTAATTTTCCCTGAAGGAACGAGAAGTAAGGGTGGCGAAATTGGAGAGTTTAAGGCTGGGAGTTTTCACCTTGCTGTAAAATCTGGTGTAGCAATCTTACCTGTAACATTAGATGGGACATATAAAATGTTTGAAGCGAATGGAAACCGTATGAAGTCAGCTCGTGCAACAGTAACAATTTCTAAGCCGATTACACCTGAAGAGTATGCGAATATGGATATTAAAGAGTTAACGAAGCATACACAAGATGTTATCGCATCAAAATTACATAAGTAA
- a CDS encoding twin-arginine translocase TatA/TatE family subunit, whose amino-acid sequence MFSNIGFPGLILILVAVLILFGPKKLPEIGKALGETLKEFKKSTKELTDDAFQEKEKKEKM is encoded by the coding sequence ATGTTTTCAAATATTGGCTTTCCAGGATTAATTTTAATTTTAGTAGCTGTACTTATTTTATTTGGGCCTAAAAAATTGCCGGAAATCGGAAAGGCCTTAGGGGAAACGTTAAAAGAATTCAAAAAATCAACGAAAGAATTGACTGATGATGCATTTCAAGAGAAGGAAAAGAAAGAAAAAATGTAA
- the asnB gene encoding asparagine synthase (glutamine-hydrolyzing): MCGFVGCLCENPREFSETEKHQFENMNTMIFHRGPDDEGYFRDEHVQFGFRRLSIIDLEAGHQPLTYENDRYVIIFNGEIYNYVELREMLLEKGATFATQSDTEVIIALYAHMKEKCVDYLRGMFAFMIWDREEKKLFGARDHFGIKPLYIAQQGDTTFFASEKKSIMHVMEDKGVNPTSLQHYFTYQYGPEPETLTIDVNKIEPGHYFVKEIGKEMEIHRYWKPYFNASSATKEEHIQAIRDVLYDSVKVHMRSDVPVGSFLSGGIDSSIIASIAREMNPNLLTFSVGFEQRGFSEVDVAKETAEKLGVKNHNVFISAKEFMDEFPKIIWHMDDPLADPAAVPLYFVAKEARKHVTVVLSGEGADELFGGYNIYREPNSLKMFSYIPSPGKSVLKALSGALKEGFKGKSFLERGCTPIEERYYGNAKIFREEEKAELMKYYNESVNYMDITKPLYNEIKDYDDVSKMQYIDMFTWLRGDILLKADKMTMANSLELRVPFLDKEVFDVASKIPTEFKIANGTTKAILREAARGIVPDHVLDRKKLGFPVPIRHWLKDEMHDWAINIINESKTEHLIDKQYVLNLLEAHCADKGDYSRKIWTVLAFMVWHQIYVEHKYDTNKFHEETKRAYSLV; encoded by the coding sequence ATGTGTGGTTTTGTAGGATGTTTATGTGAAAACCCTAGAGAGTTTTCAGAAACAGAAAAACATCAATTTGAAAATATGAACACGATGATTTTCCACCGTGGTCCAGATGACGAAGGATATTTTCGTGATGAACATGTACAATTTGGCTTCCGCCGTTTAAGTATCATTGACTTAGAGGCAGGACATCAGCCGCTAACTTATGAAAATGATCGATATGTAATTATTTTTAATGGTGAAATTTACAACTATGTAGAATTACGTGAAATGTTACTTGAAAAAGGTGCAACGTTTGCAACGCAATCTGATACAGAAGTTATCATTGCATTGTATGCACATATGAAAGAAAAATGTGTAGACTACCTTCGTGGTATGTTTGCATTTATGATTTGGGATCGTGAAGAGAAGAAACTTTTCGGAGCACGTGATCACTTCGGTATTAAACCTTTATACATCGCACAACAAGGTGATACTACATTCTTCGCATCTGAGAAGAAAAGTATTATGCATGTGATGGAAGATAAAGGCGTTAATCCAACGTCACTACAACATTACTTTACGTATCAATATGGTCCAGAGCCAGAAACATTAACAATTGATGTTAATAAAATCGAGCCTGGTCATTATTTCGTAAAAGAAATCGGTAAAGAGATGGAAATCCATCGCTACTGGAAACCTTATTTCAATGCTTCAAGTGCAACGAAAGAGGAACATATCCAAGCGATTCGTGATGTGTTATATGATTCAGTAAAAGTGCATATGCGCAGTGATGTACCAGTAGGTTCATTCTTATCTGGTGGTATCGATTCATCTATTATCGCTTCTATTGCAAGAGAAATGAATCCAAATCTTTTAACATTCTCTGTTGGTTTTGAGCAACGTGGTTTTAGTGAAGTTGATGTTGCGAAAGAAACTGCTGAGAAATTAGGCGTTAAAAACCATAACGTATTCATTTCAGCGAAAGAGTTTATGGATGAGTTCCCAAAAATCATTTGGCATATGGATGATCCTTTAGCAGATCCGGCAGCTGTACCATTGTACTTCGTTGCAAAAGAAGCACGTAAACATGTAACAGTTGTTCTTTCAGGTGAAGGTGCAGACGAGCTATTTGGTGGTTATAACATTTACCGTGAGCCAAACTCACTGAAAATGTTCTCTTACATTCCTAGCCCAGGTAAGAGCGTTCTAAAAGCATTAAGTGGTGCTCTTAAAGAAGGCTTTAAAGGAAAGAGCTTCCTAGAGCGTGGATGTACGCCAATTGAAGAGCGTTACTATGGAAACGCGAAAATCTTCCGTGAAGAAGAGAAAGCTGAATTAATGAAGTATTACAATGAAAGTGTTAACTATATGGATATCACGAAACCATTGTATAACGAAATTAAAGATTATGATGATGTAAGTAAAATGCAGTACATTGACATGTTCACATGGTTACGCGGTGACATTTTATTAAAAGCTGATAAAATGACAATGGCGAATTCATTAGAACTTCGTGTACCGTTCTTAGATAAAGAAGTATTCGATGTTGCATCTAAAATTCCAACTGAATTTAAGATTGCTAACGGAACTACGAAAGCTATTTTACGTGAAGCAGCACGCGGAATCGTTCCAGATCACGTATTAGATCGTAAAAAACTTGGATTCCCAGTACCAATTCGTCACTGGCTAAAAGACGAAATGCATGATTGGGCTATTAATATTATAAACGAAAGTAAGACAGAGCATTTAATCGACAAACAGTATGTATTAAACTTACTGGAAGCACATTGTGCAGATAAAGGCGATTATAGCCGTAAAATTTGGACTGTACTTGCATTTATGGTATGGCATCAAATTTATGTTGAGCATAAATACGATACGAATAAGTTCCACGAAGAAACGAAACGTGCGTATAGCTTAGTTTAA
- a CDS encoding GNAT family N-acetyltransferase produces MITFEKVTVENESVVKEMFHSHSLSEKQVQYCVKVDDTYIGVIDYRVQGETAVLSQLIIHFDYQSYGYGTNTYFTFETMMKERNVKEIKVLQTELTEQAKSFIESFGFNEEDGIYVKKI; encoded by the coding sequence ATGATTACGTTTGAAAAAGTAACTGTAGAAAATGAAAGCGTTGTTAAAGAAATGTTTCACTCACATAGTTTAAGTGAGAAACAGGTACAGTATTGTGTGAAAGTCGATGATACATATATTGGTGTAATAGATTATCGTGTTCAAGGGGAGACTGCGGTTTTATCTCAGTTAATTATTCACTTTGATTATCAAAGTTACGGTTATGGAACAAATACGTATTTTACATTTGAAACAATGATGAAAGAAAGAAATGTGAAAGAGATAAAGGTATTACAAACGGAATTAACAGAACAAGCAAAATCTTTCATTGAGAGCTTTGGTTTTAATGAGGAAGATGGAATATATGTGAAGAAAATATAA
- the pbpC gene encoding penicillin-binding protein 3, with the protein MRKIWGILFLCLTFMLVGCGKEEKPQEAFDTYAKAWNKQKFAEMYDQLSEKAKKDISKKEFTEKYEKIYSGIEVKNLKVEAGEVKEDKKDEGPIPFKVSMDTVGGKINFGHEAKMVKEKDGDKESWKVDWTPDFIFPGMTKDSKVRMQTTEPKRGEIYDRNGKGLATNGKASEIGLIPEKLGDTAPQTKETVAKLLNMSVEEIDQKLAAKWVKPGYLVPIGILPEGATQNTYIDLPGVSTKPVNVRTYPLGEAAAHLTGYIGKVNAEDLKTLQKKGYQADDPVGKAGLEQVLEEKLRGKKGGRVFVEDAQGKEIKNLAKTDAVDGENVTLTIDSAVQEKTYNEMKGEAGSSAAINPKSGETLALVSSPAYDPNIIARGTSKAQREAWNNDPKKPMTNRFTQLSVPGSVFKPITAAIGLETKTIDPKEELKIEGLKWTKDSSWGNYYVTRVKDANPIDFDKAMKYSDNIYFAQEALKIGKDKFMSEAKKFGFDEKLPIEYGFPASKIANDGIKNDIQMADTGYGQGQVLMTPLHLALTYAPIVNDGNIPSPYIIKTDKQPKVWKENVISKGNQDILKTAMTKVINDPDGTGKIAKIDGMTLAGKTGTAELKVSKEAEGKELGWFAAFDLNSPDMVITMMIEDVKGRGGSNIPAEKVKHVFQK; encoded by the coding sequence TTGAGAAAAATATGGGGGATTCTTTTTCTTTGCCTAACATTCATGTTAGTCGGATGTGGTAAAGAAGAAAAACCACAAGAAGCATTTGATACATATGCAAAAGCATGGAATAAACAAAAATTTGCAGAAATGTATGATCAATTATCAGAAAAGGCAAAAAAAGATATTTCAAAGAAAGAATTCACTGAGAAATATGAAAAAATTTATTCTGGCATTGAAGTGAAAAACTTAAAAGTGGAAGCAGGAGAAGTAAAGGAAGATAAAAAAGATGAAGGTCCTATTCCTTTTAAAGTAAGCATGGATACAGTGGGTGGAAAAATCAATTTTGGCCATGAAGCAAAAATGGTGAAAGAAAAAGATGGAGATAAAGAATCTTGGAAAGTAGATTGGACTCCTGACTTTATCTTCCCAGGTATGACGAAAGATAGTAAAGTGCGTATGCAAACGACAGAGCCAAAACGTGGGGAAATATACGATCGTAATGGAAAAGGTCTTGCAACGAATGGGAAAGCTTCTGAAATCGGATTGATTCCTGAAAAGTTAGGAGATACTGCTCCGCAAACGAAAGAAACGGTAGCGAAGTTGTTAAATATGTCTGTAGAAGAAATTGATCAAAAATTAGCTGCTAAATGGGTAAAACCAGGGTATCTCGTACCAATTGGAATTTTACCTGAAGGGGCAACACAAAATACGTACATTGATTTACCGGGTGTTTCAACAAAACCTGTAAATGTTCGTACATATCCATTAGGGGAAGCAGCAGCACATCTCACTGGTTATATTGGAAAAGTAAATGCTGAAGATTTAAAAACGCTACAAAAGAAAGGCTATCAAGCGGATGATCCAGTTGGTAAAGCTGGTTTAGAGCAAGTACTGGAAGAGAAGCTGCGCGGTAAAAAAGGCGGCCGTGTCTTTGTGGAAGATGCACAAGGAAAAGAAATTAAAAATTTAGCAAAAACAGATGCTGTTGATGGAGAAAATGTAACTTTAACGATTGATAGTGCTGTTCAAGAAAAAACTTATAATGAAATGAAAGGCGAAGCTGGTTCAAGCGCGGCAATTAATCCGAAAAGTGGAGAAACTCTTGCACTTGTAAGTAGCCCAGCATATGATCCTAACATAATTGCAAGAGGAACATCAAAAGCACAACGTGAAGCATGGAATAATGATCCAAAGAAACCGATGACGAATCGATTTACACAATTATCAGTTCCAGGTTCTGTGTTTAAGCCTATTACAGCAGCAATTGGTCTTGAAACGAAAACGATTGATCCAAAAGAAGAGTTGAAAATTGAAGGGTTGAAATGGACAAAAGATTCTTCTTGGGGTAATTATTATGTAACGCGTGTAAAAGATGCAAATCCGATTGATTTTGATAAGGCGATGAAATACTCGGATAATATTTATTTTGCACAAGAAGCTTTGAAAATCGGAAAAGATAAATTTATGAGTGAAGCGAAAAAATTCGGATTCGATGAGAAGCTACCAATTGAATATGGATTCCCAGCTTCTAAAATCGCAAATGATGGTATTAAAAATGATATTCAAATGGCAGACACAGGTTATGGACAAGGACAAGTATTAATGACACCACTCCATCTAGCATTAACGTACGCACCAATTGTTAATGATGGAAACATACCTTCTCCATACATTATTAAAACAGATAAGCAACCAAAAGTTTGGAAAGAGAATGTCATTTCAAAAGGCAATCAGGATATACTAAAAACTGCTATGACGAAAGTAATTAATGATCCAGATGGTACCGGGAAAATTGCTAAAATTGATGGTATGACGCTTGCTGGAAAAACAGGTACAGCAGAATTAAAAGTATCAAAAGAGGCCGAAGGAAAAGAACTAGGCTGGTTCGCTGCATTTGATTTAAATTCACCAGATATGGTCATTACAATGATGATTGAAGATGTAAAAGGTAGAGGCGGAAGTAATATCCCGGCTGAAAAAGTAAAACATGTATTTCAAAAATAA
- the trhA gene encoding PAQR family membrane homeostasis protein TrhA, whose product MTEKMTRMTQFVKEEIANAITHGIGAILSIPALIILIIHASKHGTASAVVAFTVYGVSMFLLYLFSTLLHSIHHPKVEKLFTILDHSAIYLLIAGTYTPFLLITLRGPLGWTLLAIIWTLAIGGIIFKIFFVRRFIKASTLCYIIMGWLIIVAIKPLYENLTGHGFSLLLAGGILYSVGAIFFLWEKLPFNHAIWHLFVLGGSAMMFFCVLFYVLPTA is encoded by the coding sequence ATGACTGAAAAAATGACACGAATGACCCAATTTGTAAAAGAAGAAATTGCAAATGCAATAACACATGGTATCGGTGCCATTTTAAGCATCCCTGCCTTAATCATATTGATTATTCATGCTTCTAAGCATGGTACCGCATCAGCTGTAGTTGCATTTACTGTTTATGGTGTAAGCATGTTCTTACTGTACTTGTTTTCGACATTGTTACATAGCATTCACCATCCAAAAGTAGAAAAATTATTTACTATACTAGATCACTCAGCCATTTATTTATTAATCGCTGGCACATATACTCCTTTTTTACTTATCACGCTTCGTGGCCCATTAGGTTGGACGTTACTCGCAATTATATGGACACTAGCAATCGGGGGTATCATCTTCAAAATTTTCTTTGTACGTCGCTTTATTAAGGCATCAACTCTATGTTATATCATAATGGGATGGCTCATAATCGTTGCTATTAAACCACTTTATGAAAATCTAACTGGACATGGTTTTTCACTACTTTTAGCAGGTGGAATTTTATATTCTGTAGGAGCTATATTCTTCCTTTGGGAAAAGTTACCTTTCAATCATGCCATTTGGCATCTTTTCGTATTAGGTGGTAGTGCAATGATGTTCTTCTGCGTACTCTTTTACGTCTTACCTACAGCATAA
- a CDS encoding FMN-dependent NADH-azoreductase, with translation MTKVLFITANPNSAEGSFGMAVGEAFIEAYKNEHPQDEVVTIDLFNTTVPAIDADVFAAWGKFAAGEGFEALTEAQQQKVAAMNTNLETFMHADRYVFVTPMWNFSYPSVVKAYLDNLAIAGKTFKYTENGPVGLLEGKKALHIQATGGVYSEGPYAAVDFGRNHLKTVLGFIGVNETEYIAVEGMNANPEKAQEIKEAAIANARELAKRF, from the coding sequence ATGACAAAAGTACTATTCATTACAGCAAATCCAAATTCAGCAGAAGGTTCATTCGGAATGGCAGTAGGGGAAGCTTTCATCGAAGCTTATAAAAATGAACATCCACAAGACGAAGTTGTAACAATTGATTTATTCAACACTACAGTACCAGCAATCGATGCAGATGTATTCGCAGCTTGGGGTAAATTTGCAGCAGGTGAAGGATTTGAAGCTTTAACTGAAGCACAACAACAAAAAGTTGCAGCAATGAACACAAACTTAGAAACATTTATGCATGCAGATCGTTATGTATTCGTCACTCCAATGTGGAACTTTAGCTATCCATCAGTAGTAAAAGCATACTTAGATAACTTAGCAATCGCAGGTAAAACATTCAAATATACTGAAAATGGACCAGTTGGCTTATTAGAAGGCAAAAAAGCACTTCACATTCAAGCAACAGGTGGCGTTTATTCTGAAGGACCATACGCAGCTGTAGACTTTGGCCGCAATCACTTAAAAACAGTATTAGGATTCATCGGTGTAAATGAAACTGAATATATTGCAGTTGAAGGCATGAATGCAAATCCTGAAAAAGCACAAGAAATTAAAGAAGCAGCAATTGCTAATGCTCGTGAATTAGCAAAACGTTTCTAA
- a CDS encoding DegV family protein, which translates to MQKIKIVTDSTADLSLSQEVIEKYDIHVLPLSISVNGQTYLDRVDLQPDEFIEEMIKSEELPKTSQPAMGTFVEMYDKLGEDGSEVLSIHMTSGMSGTVATANSAASMTDTKVTVVDSQFITHALAYQVVEAAKMANEGRSLEEILKRVDEVRKNTRLYVVVDTLENLVKGGRIGKGKAFIGSLLNIKPIASLEDGVYNPVTKVRSQGQIVKTLAKLFEEDTAGKVVKAVAIPHAKAIPLAENVKAAVEKVSGFAQSEIFFTTPIISTHTGPGAIGFMYLAE; encoded by the coding sequence ATGCAAAAAATTAAAATTGTAACAGATTCAACGGCAGATTTATCACTATCACAAGAGGTAATTGAGAAGTATGACATTCATGTTCTACCATTATCAATCTCTGTAAATGGACAAACATATTTAGATCGCGTTGATCTACAACCAGATGAATTTATTGAAGAAATGATTAAATCAGAGGAACTACCAAAAACATCACAACCGGCAATGGGTACATTTGTAGAAATGTATGACAAGTTAGGTGAAGATGGAAGTGAAGTACTTTCCATTCATATGACAAGTGGAATGAGTGGTACTGTGGCAACTGCAAATAGTGCTGCATCAATGACCGACACAAAAGTAACAGTTGTTGATTCGCAATTTATTACACATGCTTTAGCATATCAAGTAGTTGAAGCTGCGAAAATGGCAAATGAAGGACGCTCACTAGAAGAAATTTTAAAACGTGTAGATGAAGTGAGAAAGAATACTCGTTTATATGTAGTAGTAGATACATTAGAAAACTTAGTGAAGGGTGGACGTATTGGTAAAGGGAAAGCATTTATCGGTTCGCTGCTGAATATAAAACCAATTGCTAGCCTTGAAGATGGTGTTTATAACCCTGTAACGAAAGTGCGTAGCCAAGGTCAAATTGTAAAAACGTTAGCTAAGTTATTTGAGGAAGATACAGCTGGAAAAGTTGTAAAAGCCGTGGCAATTCCACATGCGAAAGCAATTCCTTTAGCTGAAAATGTAAAAGCGGCTGTTGAAAAAGTGAGTGGATTTGCTCAATCAGAAATTTTCTTTACAACGCCTATTATTAGTACTCATACAGGTCCAGGTGCAATCGGATTTATGTATTTAGCAGAGTAA
- a CDS encoding SCO family protein, with product MKRYQKVIGLMVVFCLFVLAGCSGSGSKLRKPLNWDLETFQFTNQDGKPFGTKDLKGKVWVADFMFTNCQTVCPPMTANMAKLQKMAKEEKLDVQFVSFSVDPDLDKPENLKAFIQKFTEDTSNWNLLTGYSLEDITKFSKDNFQSLVDKPENGQVIHGTSFYLIDQNGKVMKKYSGISNTPYEDIIRDMKRLAE from the coding sequence ATGAAGCGTTATCAAAAAGTAATTGGTCTTATGGTTGTATTTTGTCTCTTTGTACTTGCTGGATGTAGTGGATCAGGTTCAAAGCTTCGTAAACCATTGAATTGGGATTTAGAAACTTTCCAATTTACAAATCAAGATGGAAAGCCATTTGGTACAAAAGATTTAAAAGGGAAAGTTTGGGTTGCAGATTTTATGTTCACAAACTGCCAAACAGTTTGTCCGCCAATGACTGCTAATATGGCAAAACTGCAAAAGATGGCAAAAGAAGAGAAATTAGACGTTCAGTTTGTTTCGTTTAGTGTAGATCCAGACCTAGATAAGCCAGAGAATTTGAAGGCTTTCATTCAAAAGTTTACAGAGGATACTAGTAACTGGAATTTATTAACGGGGTATTCGTTAGAAGATATTACAAAGTTTTCAAAAGATAATTTCCAATCACTTGTAGATAAACCTGAAAATGGTCAAGTGATACACGGTACGTCATTTTATTTAATTGATCAAAACGGAAAAGTAATGAAAAAGTACAGTGGCATTAGTAATACGCCGTATGAGGACATTATACGTGATATGAAGCGATTAGCAGAATAA